A DNA window from Robbsia sp. KACC 23696 contains the following coding sequences:
- the gndA gene encoding NADP-dependent phosphogluconate dehydrogenase: MSKQSIGVVGLAVMGRNLALNIESRGHAVSVYNRSREKTDELIKEFPDRKLVPAYSLEEFVESLEKPRRILLMVKAGAGTDATIDSLRPLLEPGDILIDGGNTHFTDTIRRNETLAKSGLHFIGTGVSGGEEGALKGPSIMPGGQREAYDLVAPILTEISAKAPNGDPCVAYMGPNGAGHFVKMVHNGIEYGDMQLIAESYWVLKQVVGLSNEELGKVYVEWNQGELDSYLIDITTKIFQKKDEETGNYLVDMILDRAAQKGTGKWTSQNALDLGAPLPLITEAVFARVLSSLKTERVAASKKLTGPEKKPLSGDRAAFIESVRRALYLSKIISYAQGFAQLRAASDEYKWDLDYGTIAKIFRAGCIIRARFLQKITDAYTNDGTLANLLLDPYFKDIADQYQQALRDVVSTAIQAGVPVPAFSSAIAYYDAYRSETVPANLVQAQRDFFGAHTFERTDKPGSFHAEWA; the protein is encoded by the coding sequence ATGAGTAAACAATCCATCGGTGTCGTCGGACTGGCGGTGATGGGCCGCAACCTGGCTTTGAACATCGAAAGCCGCGGCCATGCGGTCTCGGTGTACAACCGTAGCCGGGAAAAGACCGACGAACTGATCAAGGAATTCCCGGACCGCAAGCTGGTTCCGGCCTACTCCCTGGAAGAATTCGTCGAATCGCTGGAAAAGCCGCGTCGCATCCTGCTGATGGTGAAAGCCGGCGCCGGTACCGACGCGACGATCGATTCGCTGCGCCCCTTGCTGGAACCGGGCGACATCCTGATCGACGGCGGCAACACGCATTTCACCGACACGATCCGACGCAATGAAACGCTGGCCAAGTCGGGCTTGCACTTCATCGGCACCGGCGTGTCGGGCGGCGAAGAAGGCGCATTGAAAGGTCCGTCGATCATGCCGGGCGGCCAACGGGAAGCATACGACCTGGTTGCACCGATCCTGACGGAAATTTCGGCGAAGGCGCCGAATGGCGATCCCTGCGTTGCCTATATGGGTCCGAACGGTGCCGGCCATTTTGTCAAAATGGTTCATAACGGCATCGAATATGGCGATATGCAGTTGATCGCCGAGAGCTATTGGGTACTGAAGCAGGTCGTCGGTCTGTCCAATGAAGAGCTGGGCAAGGTCTACGTCGAGTGGAATCAGGGCGAGCTCGATAGCTACCTGATCGACATCACGACGAAGATTTTCCAGAAAAAGGACGAGGAGACCGGTAATTACCTGGTCGATATGATTCTGGATCGCGCAGCCCAAAAGGGTACCGGCAAGTGGACCAGCCAAAATGCGCTGGATCTCGGCGCGCCGCTGCCGCTGATCACCGAAGCCGTATTTGCCCGGGTCTTGTCGTCGCTGAAGACGGAACGCGTGGCAGCCTCGAAGAAGCTGACTGGCCCTGAGAAGAAGCCGCTGTCCGGCGATCGCGCTGCATTTATCGAATCCGTGCGTCGCGCTTTGTATCTGAGCAAGATCATTTCCTACGCGCAAGGTTTTGCACAATTGCGTGCCGCGTCGGACGAGTACAAGTGGGATCTGGACTACGGCACGATCGCGAAAATCTTCCGCGCCGGCTGTATCATCCGCGCCCGCTTCCTGCAGAAGATCACCGACGCCTATACGAACGACGGCACGCTAGCCAATCTGCTGCTCGATCCGTACTTCAAGGACATCGCGGATCAGTACCAGCAGGCGCTGCGCGACGTCGTGTCGACGGCGATCCAGGCGGGGGTACCCGTCCCGGCGTTCTCGTCGGCGATTGCCTACTACGACGCCTATCGTTCGGAAACCGTGCCGGCAAACCTCGTGCAGGCACAACGCGACTTTTTCGGTGCCCACACGTTCGAACGCACCGACAAGCCGGGCAGTTTCCACGCCGAATGGGCGTAA
- a CDS encoding efflux RND transporter periplasmic adaptor subunit, which produces MRPDDGKREAERQAAKTDGPGARQEAEAPAAASGKRRLSAMRSSTQIALSVAVLCVSLGGTGIGYRLWTGKSINVFAVDRGGNKRDSDEDGRSNEASAPGAVTAAAAAEGRSAGPIRAIGLVKPSQWVEVGTQQTGQLRTLHVSPGDAVMQGQLLAEIDPDLAQNAVDGKAAAVAQANADLHVAQADLQLARLQKARAMGLMAHDAMARRDYERAKAEWARMRARVEGGQAAVRAAQMEYRIALKNLEQTRLLSPIDGVVINVLIKEGQMVVGAQTAQVVLEVANLKTMTIEAHVAEADVPYIEVGQKVSFSILADAGQQWHSTLRRIDPGAIQKPDTAKAIYYRALFDVDNADGKLRPMMTAEVAITVGDARIADLEIGADVASGANGDIGRSRPASGVEAT; this is translated from the coding sequence GTGCGACCGGACGATGGCAAGCGGGAAGCAGAGCGGCAGGCCGCCAAGACCGATGGGCCCGGCGCGCGCCAGGAAGCCGAAGCGCCTGCCGCTGCGAGCGGGAAGCGTCGCCTTAGCGCCATGCGCTCGTCCACGCAGATTGCCCTATCGGTGGCGGTGTTATGCGTGTCTCTCGGCGGGACAGGGATCGGATATCGGCTGTGGACCGGTAAGTCGATCAACGTGTTCGCCGTCGATCGGGGCGGGAATAAGCGTGATTCCGACGAAGACGGTAGATCGAACGAGGCGTCTGCTCCGGGTGCGGTGACTGCGGCCGCTGCCGCCGAGGGTCGGTCCGCCGGGCCGATCCGAGCCATCGGCTTGGTTAAACCGAGCCAATGGGTGGAGGTCGGCACGCAGCAAACCGGGCAATTGCGCACGTTGCACGTCAGCCCCGGTGATGCGGTGATGCAAGGTCAGTTGCTTGCCGAGATCGATCCCGATTTGGCCCAGAACGCGGTGGACGGAAAAGCGGCGGCCGTGGCGCAGGCGAACGCGGACTTGCACGTGGCACAAGCCGACTTGCAGTTGGCCCGGTTGCAGAAGGCCCGCGCGATGGGTCTGATGGCACACGACGCGATGGCGCGACGGGATTATGAACGGGCGAAGGCGGAATGGGCGCGGATGCGCGCCCGTGTCGAAGGCGGCCAGGCCGCCGTGCGTGCCGCGCAGATGGAATACCGTATCGCGTTGAAAAATCTGGAACAAACGCGTTTGCTATCGCCGATCGATGGCGTTGTCATCAATGTTCTGATCAAGGAAGGCCAGATGGTGGTGGGCGCGCAGACAGCGCAGGTCGTGCTCGAAGTTGCCAACCTAAAAACGATGACGATCGAGGCACACGTCGCCGAAGCCGATGTGCCCTACATCGAGGTCGGTCAAAAGGTGTCGTTTTCTATCCTGGCCGATGCCGGACAGCAATGGCACAGCACGCTGCGTCGCATCGATCCGGGCGCGATTCAAAAACCGGACACCGCGAAAGCCATCTATTACCGGGCTTTGTTCGATGTCGACAACGCGGACGGGAAGCTGCGGCCGATGATGACGGCGGAGGTGGCGATCACCGTCGGGGATGCCCGCATCGCCGACCTCGAGATTGGTGCCGACGTAGCCAGCGGAGCCAATGGTGACATAGGCCGTTCGCGACCGGCTTCCGGGGTCGAGGCGACGTGA
- a CDS encoding ABC transporter permease: MSDRPLLVMTGVSKHYPESDSAPAACVLHDIDLTVHAGEWLAIVGASGSGKSTLMHLLGGLDRPTGGRYRIDADLAEGRPCRRAVADQGGDLSAPFPTMDVLDMTPAQMARLRRDAFGFIFQRYHLLDHLDAADNVSLPGSYRGSVRAARRHRATALLAAVGLARHGEHLPAALSGGQQQRVSLARALMNDADVILADEPTGALDSASGDTVLDLLRRLHASGRTLIVVTHSQEVAEAAQRIVTMRDGRIVSDCSNPRFVATVEGGASSAVDSTSPYPSATNETPRGQLLRRLGRGREHLGAAWRILRRNRIRTGLMVLSIMMGIASVVLMLAVGAGARDKQLAEIRSYGADATYLLPGSGPSDPRAGLIETLTLQDAAALRRLPQVASVSAITSASGQVVRGAIKSDATVYGVEADYFATSPRRFFAGSMFGAGALTRQAAVAVIDSNGYKTLFPDGRSALGERILVGKVPVMVVGVTDVEDNGLPQMGLEIYMPVTAVQSRFSGRRHIDYLKMSLRPEPSIDASEAAVSVALAARHRKKDFHMMSSTKYIESQKRTARTMGIVMLLSAAIALSIGGIGVMNMMLVAVRERVAEIGIRIAVGAQRRDIARQFLLEALLICLFGGVAGVLLSLAVASIMPWAAPSLPLQPTSASLIGACLGSIAIGITFGLLPARQAARMDPIKALTDG; the protein is encoded by the coding sequence TTGTCGGATCGTCCTCTGCTGGTCATGACCGGCGTCTCGAAACACTATCCCGAGAGCGACAGCGCGCCCGCCGCGTGCGTATTGCACGACATCGATTTGACCGTTCATGCCGGGGAGTGGCTCGCGATCGTCGGCGCCTCGGGATCTGGGAAATCGACGTTGATGCATCTGCTCGGCGGCCTCGATCGTCCGACGGGGGGACGCTACCGCATCGATGCCGACCTGGCCGAGGGACGCCCCTGCCGTCGCGCTGTCGCTGACCAGGGCGGCGACCTGTCCGCGCCGTTTCCCACAATGGATGTCCTCGACATGACGCCGGCGCAGATGGCGCGACTACGGCGTGATGCATTCGGCTTTATTTTTCAACGCTATCACCTGCTGGACCATTTGGACGCGGCGGATAACGTGTCGCTGCCGGGTAGTTATCGGGGCAGTGTTCGGGCCGCGAGACGCCATCGTGCAACAGCGCTTCTGGCGGCGGTTGGACTGGCGCGGCATGGGGAACATTTGCCGGCAGCGTTATCCGGCGGACAGCAGCAGCGCGTCAGTCTCGCCCGCGCGCTGATGAACGACGCCGATGTGATCCTTGCCGACGAGCCGACCGGCGCCTTGGACAGTGCCAGTGGCGACACCGTATTGGACTTATTGCGGCGGCTGCACGCGAGCGGGCGGACACTGATCGTCGTCACCCATTCGCAGGAAGTCGCCGAGGCGGCGCAGCGCATCGTGACGATGCGCGACGGTCGGATCGTATCGGATTGTTCGAATCCGCGATTTGTCGCCACGGTGGAGGGCGGCGCGTCGTCCGCGGTCGATAGTACGAGCCCTTATCCAAGCGCCACGAATGAAACACCGCGCGGGCAGTTGCTGCGACGCCTCGGCCGCGGTCGGGAACATCTCGGTGCAGCATGGCGGATCCTGCGACGAAATCGGATAAGAACCGGTTTAATGGTGCTCAGCATCATGATGGGGATAGCCAGCGTGGTGTTGATGCTGGCAGTGGGCGCCGGCGCGCGGGACAAGCAATTGGCCGAAATTCGCAGCTACGGCGCCGACGCCACATATCTACTGCCCGGAAGCGGGCCATCCGATCCCCGGGCGGGGCTGATTGAAACGCTGACCTTGCAAGACGCCGCGGCGTTGCGCAGATTGCCGCAGGTAGCGAGCGTGTCCGCCATCACGTCCGCCTCCGGTCAAGTCGTGCGGGGCGCGATCAAGAGCGATGCGACGGTCTACGGTGTCGAGGCGGATTATTTCGCCACCAGTCCGCGGCGCTTTTTCGCCGGGAGCATGTTTGGCGCAGGCGCATTGACGCGCCAGGCAGCGGTGGCGGTGATCGACAGCAACGGCTATAAGACACTCTTTCCAGACGGACGGTCCGCCCTCGGTGAGCGGATCCTGGTGGGGAAGGTGCCGGTGATGGTCGTGGGCGTGACCGATGTCGAAGATAACGGGCTACCCCAAATGGGGCTGGAAATTTATATGCCGGTGACGGCGGTCCAGAGCCGCTTCAGCGGGCGTCGCCATATCGATTACCTGAAGATGAGTCTGCGACCGGAGCCGTCGATCGATGCGTCCGAGGCCGCCGTTTCGGTCGCGCTTGCGGCGCGGCATCGTAAAAAGGATTTTCACATGATGTCTTCGACCAAATACATCGAGAGCCAGAAACGGACTGCGCGCACGATGGGGATCGTCATGTTGCTCTCCGCCGCGATCGCATTGAGTATCGGCGGCATAGGGGTGATGAATATGATGCTTGTCGCCGTACGCGAGCGCGTAGCGGAGATCGGCATCCGTATTGCCGTCGGCGCGCAACGGCGGGACATCGCTCGGCAATTCCTGTTGGAGGCCTTGCTTATCTGTCTGTTCGGCGGCGTAGCCGGCGTTTTGCTCTCGTTGGCAGTCGCATCGATCATGCCGTGGGCCGCGCCTAGTCTGCCGCTGCAACCGACGTCCGCCTCGCTGATTGGTGCCTGCCTTGGATCGATTGCTATCGGTATTACCTTTGGGCTATTGCCAGCGAGACAGGCCGCGCGCATGGACCCGATCAAGGCCTTGACCGATGGTTGA
- a CDS encoding TolC family protein yields MVERRGHVFQPFVPSRTKGLEGKKRRALRAATLIIGLIGVQASVVTAAPGAAVSALTEPRARVAAFESPTVLGGTIVPPETLAQPSDMLCDAPTPGESWQRDVGDTRLDAVIAIALRDNVALKESSARLGQAEARRRAEGAARGPQADADVRYDRRDPLASGEDPWRNNRSEFRTAFTVTQDLDLWGRLRDRQRGARLQEAQARFERDDTRRQLILAVVKAYWEQAYLNEKAVWLRALQDIARQRVMIMTARYDNGDVAMDDLATARADAHQRDIEWAQLEARVSKSGYTLARLMGQAPGVTDSIAIVSKRPSGLLARMADRARTLPAMIGFHDDARLPSALPDIPAGLSAAQLQCRPDIRASAAALSAFAAEAAVVRKDWYPRLSLTAGLNASSPSLLSLVNAPMAVLAGMVKLPFLNPGQRHRITEAEARYEAAETRYLQQWQTSLRDVADALAEANRALIARTNEESRQVDLNKAERLAEHRYRAGEIAAADWLDRREQRIRVEMALLAERRDEAVSVVQVVQALGDGTRMAALTR; encoded by the coding sequence ATGGTTGAGCGTCGCGGCCATGTTTTTCAACCGTTCGTGCCATCGCGCACGAAAGGCCTCGAAGGAAAGAAACGTCGCGCTCTGCGCGCTGCAACGCTGATCATTGGTCTGATAGGCGTGCAAGCGTCGGTGGTCACTGCCGCGCCGGGGGCCGCGGTGTCGGCACTTACTGAGCCGCGTGCGCGCGTGGCGGCGTTTGAGTCGCCGACGGTGCTGGGAGGTACGATTGTGCCGCCCGAGACGTTGGCACAGCCTTCGGACATGCTGTGCGACGCGCCGACCCCGGGGGAGAGCTGGCAGCGCGATGTTGGCGATACCCGTCTCGACGCAGTCATTGCGATTGCCTTGCGCGACAATGTCGCGCTCAAGGAAAGCAGCGCACGGCTCGGCCAGGCAGAAGCGCGGCGTCGTGCCGAGGGCGCGGCGCGTGGGCCGCAGGCGGATGCCGATGTGCGGTATGACCGCCGCGATCCACTGGCTTCCGGTGAGGACCCATGGCGAAACAACCGATCGGAATTCAGGACGGCTTTCACCGTCACGCAGGATCTCGACCTGTGGGGACGCTTGCGCGATAGACAGCGCGGCGCGCGATTGCAAGAGGCGCAAGCCCGATTCGAGCGCGACGATACCCGTCGCCAACTGATTCTGGCGGTCGTAAAAGCCTACTGGGAGCAAGCTTATTTGAACGAGAAGGCCGTCTGGCTCAGGGCGCTCCAGGATATTGCGCGACAGCGCGTCATGATCATGACGGCGCGTTATGACAACGGCGACGTCGCCATGGACGACCTGGCAACCGCGCGTGCCGACGCCCATCAACGTGATATCGAATGGGCGCAACTCGAAGCACGCGTCAGTAAATCGGGCTACACGTTGGCGCGGCTCATGGGGCAGGCACCGGGTGTCACCGATTCCATCGCCATCGTCTCGAAGCGGCCCAGCGGTCTCCTGGCGCGGATGGCGGACCGAGCACGCACCCTTCCTGCAATGATCGGCTTTCACGACGATGCACGACTGCCTTCGGCTCTCCCCGACATTCCCGCGGGGTTGAGTGCCGCGCAGTTGCAGTGCCGCCCGGACATCCGCGCGAGTGCCGCCGCCTTGTCCGCTTTCGCGGCCGAAGCGGCAGTCGTGCGGAAGGACTGGTATCCCCGCCTCAGTTTGACGGCAGGGCTCAATGCAAGCAGCCCCAGCCTCTTATCCTTAGTGAACGCGCCGATGGCCGTGTTGGCCGGCATGGTCAAATTGCCGTTTCTAAATCCTGGCCAGCGCCATCGCATTACCGAGGCGGAAGCGCGCTACGAGGCGGCAGAAACCCGTTATCTGCAGCAATGGCAAACATCGCTCCGAGACGTTGCCGATGCACTGGCGGAGGCGAATCGCGCCTTGATCGCGCGGACAAACGAAGAAAGCAGGCAGGTGGATCTGAACAAAGCCGAACGCCTAGCCGAACACCGATATCGGGCCGGCGAGATCGCTGCCGCCGACTGGCTCGATCGACGAGAACAACGAATCCGCGTGGAAATGGCGCTGCTGGCGGAGCGGCGTGATGAAGCGGTCAGCGTTGTCCAAGTGGTTCAGGCGCTGGGCGATGGAACGCGCATGGCAGCACTGACGCGATGA
- a CDS encoding MFS transporter, whose amino-acid sequence MAALMTGLGLACLDVAIANTALPSMARDLHVTPAQSVWIINAYQLAMVATMLPLAALADRFGLKRVFLCGVVVFTLASLGCALSPSLLLLTLSRIAQGLGGSAMMTVNIALIRFIYPAHRLGRGVGMNALVAGSSMAIGPTVASLVLSVSSWPWLFALNVPIGMVAIALALPYLPKPPPRTTRFDAIAAAMNGLGFAAILFAFIEFSQQASVWIDLSALAIGVSALWLLVKREAGHPAPMLPIDLFRRPAFSLSAATAVCAFSVQGLAFVSLPFYFETTLGRDQIATGFLMTPWSFCVAAIATFAGRLSDRYPPSVLCGIGLIFMSASLMSLVWMPSDVSSLGIVIRMACCGIGFGFYQSPNLKAFMSSAPPERASSASGVVGTSRLFGQSSGSALVALSFGLSGHHGPLMSIVWGAVFALLGGIASGARMMSKPDSPAKQA is encoded by the coding sequence ATGGCTGCCTTGATGACCGGGCTCGGCTTGGCCTGCCTTGATGTCGCGATCGCCAATACCGCGCTGCCATCGATGGCGCGCGATCTCCACGTGACGCCGGCACAATCGGTCTGGATCATCAATGCGTATCAGTTGGCGATGGTCGCCACGATGTTGCCGCTGGCCGCCCTCGCCGACCGTTTTGGTCTGAAACGGGTGTTCCTTTGCGGAGTGGTGGTTTTCACCCTGGCATCGTTGGGCTGCGCGCTGTCGCCGTCGCTTCTGCTTCTGACACTGTCTCGTATCGCACAGGGCCTGGGCGGCAGCGCGATGATGACGGTCAATATTGCGCTGATCCGCTTTATTTATCCTGCGCATCGTTTGGGGCGCGGCGTTGGCATGAATGCCTTGGTGGCCGGCTCGAGCATGGCGATCGGACCGACGGTGGCGTCGCTGGTGCTGTCGGTCAGTAGTTGGCCCTGGTTATTCGCCTTGAATGTCCCTATCGGCATGGTCGCGATCGCGCTGGCACTGCCCTATCTGCCGAAACCGCCGCCCCGCACCACGCGCTTCGATGCCATCGCTGCCGCGATGAACGGCTTGGGTTTCGCGGCCATTCTTTTTGCATTTATCGAATTTTCGCAACAGGCATCCGTATGGATCGACCTGTCGGCGCTGGCGATCGGCGTCAGCGCTTTATGGCTCCTCGTCAAGCGGGAAGCCGGTCACCCGGCGCCGATGTTGCCGATCGACCTCTTCCGTCGCCCTGCTTTCTCGTTATCCGCGGCCACGGCGGTATGCGCCTTTTCCGTCCAAGGTCTCGCCTTCGTGTCCCTGCCGTTTTATTTTGAAACGACGCTAGGACGCGACCAGATCGCGACCGGTTTTCTGATGACACCGTGGTCGTTCTGCGTTGCGGCGATCGCCACCTTTGCCGGACGCCTCTCCGATCGCTATCCGCCCTCGGTACTATGCGGCATCGGTCTGATCTTCATGAGCGCATCCCTGATGTCGCTCGTCTGGATGCCGAGCGACGTTTCCTCGCTCGGCATCGTGATCCGTATGGCCTGCTGCGGCATTGGATTCGGCTTCTATCAGTCGCCGAATCTGAAAGCGTTTATGTCGAGCGCCCCACCCGAACGCGCCAGTAGCGCAAGCGGCGTCGTGGGGACGTCACGATTGTTCGGGCAGTCATCCGGCTCGGCCCTGGTGGCGTTGAGTTTTGGTCTCTCCGGTCATCACGGCCCACTGATGTCGATTGTCTGGGGCGCCGTGTTTGCATTGCTCGGCGGCATCGCCAGCGGGGCGCGGATGATGTCCAAACCGGATAGCCCTGCCAAACAGGCCTGA
- a CDS encoding FAD-binding protein → MKTNTETARQAALRQTAGDPSCGGDGISSTAPIIVVGAGLAGLTVALTLVEQDAACEVIVLAKRHAMEGASDRAQGGIAAVLDATDSVDDHVRDTLVAGAGVCDEPAVRAIVAAGRESIDWLIAQGVAFTPDDEAELGYHLTREGGHSHRRIIHAADATGHAVLTAVHARAREHRRIRFLEETQAIDLVVSETGSRRCVGVSVLDRESGQCTTLAARAVVLATGGAGQVYPHTSNPATATGDGIAMAARVGCRVANLEFIQFHPTCLYEAAVERDLAATTRAESDTSAVASPSAAQREWTFLISEAVRGEGGILRRPNDGYRFMPALDPRAELAPRDIVARAITREMLQHGLDYVHLDISHQSADFLETHFPTILAHCLTRGIDMRHEPIPVVPAAHYTCGGVVTDTSGRTDLSGLFVVGEAGCTGLHGANRLASNSLLECVVIGRNAAAALQAMARTPEDGIATAIDQTSAAHAGAPSDVPRQDVVEPRTRAGDGNVGNVNAAVSAGLESAIDPVVVRTALRALMWQAAGIQRDGASLLLAQRQIAAWRAAMGDAGSVGDIEQLAANTASATQMTLLATRRIDLRNLLTIAALIVDGAVQRAESRGAHYRFDAPHTWPKGLPTILMGSAA, encoded by the coding sequence ATGAAGACGAATACAGAGACTGCGCGGCAGGCGGCGCTTCGGCAAACGGCGGGCGATCCATCGTGCGGCGGCGACGGGATATCGAGTACGGCGCCGATCATCGTCGTCGGCGCCGGTCTGGCCGGTCTGACCGTTGCCTTGACGCTGGTCGAGCAGGACGCGGCATGTGAAGTGATCGTGCTGGCCAAGCGTCACGCGATGGAGGGCGCGAGCGATCGTGCGCAGGGTGGGATCGCGGCGGTGCTCGACGCGACGGATAGTGTCGACGATCATGTCCGCGATACCTTGGTCGCTGGCGCCGGGGTGTGCGACGAACCGGCGGTCCGCGCGATCGTGGCAGCCGGCCGGGAGTCGATCGATTGGCTGATCGCACAGGGCGTGGCATTCACGCCCGACGACGAGGCCGAGCTCGGCTATCACTTGACGCGGGAAGGCGGTCACTCGCATCGGCGCATAATCCACGCGGCCGATGCCACCGGTCATGCGGTGCTCACCGCGGTCCATGCTCGGGCGCGCGAGCATCGGCGGATACGCTTTTTAGAGGAGACCCAGGCGATCGACCTCGTGGTCAGCGAAACCGGATCGCGTCGATGTGTCGGCGTGTCGGTTCTGGACCGGGAGAGCGGCCAGTGCACGACGCTAGCCGCCCGGGCAGTCGTGCTGGCGACAGGCGGCGCGGGCCAAGTCTACCCGCATACGTCAAATCCGGCGACGGCGACCGGCGACGGGATCGCGATGGCCGCGCGCGTCGGCTGCCGCGTTGCAAATCTCGAATTCATTCAGTTTCACCCTACCTGCTTGTATGAGGCCGCGGTGGAACGGGATCTTGCTGCGACGACGCGCGCCGAGTCGGACACGTCGGCTGTTGCGTCGCCGTCCGCGGCGCAGCGCGAGTGGACGTTCCTCATTTCGGAAGCCGTGCGGGGCGAGGGCGGCATCCTCCGTCGGCCCAACGATGGATATCGTTTCATGCCGGCGCTCGATCCGCGTGCCGAGCTGGCCCCTCGGGATATCGTGGCTCGCGCCATTACGCGTGAGATGTTGCAACATGGGCTGGACTATGTGCATCTGGATATCAGCCACCAGTCGGCTGATTTTCTCGAAACGCATTTCCCGACGATTCTCGCGCATTGCCTGACGCGCGGCATCGATATGCGGCATGAGCCGATACCGGTTGTCCCAGCGGCGCATTACACCTGCGGCGGCGTTGTCACCGATACGTCCGGCCGCACCGATTTGTCGGGTCTGTTTGTCGTCGGTGAAGCGGGTTGCACGGGACTGCATGGCGCGAATCGGCTCGCGAGCAATTCCTTGCTGGAGTGTGTGGTGATCGGCCGTAATGCCGCCGCGGCGCTGCAGGCCATGGCGCGCACGCCGGAAGACGGCATCGCCACGGCAATCGATCAGACGTCGGCCGCGCACGCCGGCGCACCGTCCGATGTGCCAAGGCAAGACGTGGTCGAACCGCGCACACGCGCGGGTGACGGCAATGTCGGCAACGTGAACGCAGCGGTGTCGGCGGGATTGGAAAGTGCGATCGATCCCGTGGTCGTACGGACGGCCTTGCGTGCCTTGATGTGGCAAGCCGCGGGAATTCAACGTGACGGGGCGAGTCTGCTGTTGGCGCAACGCCAGATCGCCGCATGGCGCGCGGCCATGGGCGACGCGGGAAGCGTTGGCGACATCGAGCAACTGGCGGCCAACACGGCATCGGCAACGCAAATGACCCTTCTTGCCACGCGGCGCATCGATTTACGCAATCTGCTGACCATCGCCGCGCTGATCGTCGATGGCGCCGTGCAGCGTGCCGAAAGCCGGGGTGCGCACTACCGCTTCGACGCGCCGCATACCTGGCCGAAAGGCTTGCCGACGATCCTGATGGGGAGCGCGGCCTGA
- the nadA gene encoding quinolinate synthase NadA, with translation MDTRPIEFDRPDAGNASCSIGQAWAKVLPEASPDEKQALKLRIKALLARENAVLVGHYYVDPELQALAEETGGCVADSLEMARFGRDHPAQTLVVAGVRFMGETSKILSPQKRILMPDLDATCSLDLGCPADAFAAFCDAHPDRTVVVYANTSAAVKARADWMVTSSIGLDIVRTLHARGEKILWAPDRHLGSYIQQQTGADMLLWQGACLVHDEFKGTELVDLRAQYPDAKVLVHPESPASVVAQADVVGSTSQLIDAAVTLDAATFIVATDLGILHKMQQAAPNKTFIAAPTAGNSATCKSCAHCPWMAMNGLSNLADALEHGHGEVHVDHAIAEKALRPISRMLEFAAARKQRVQASGDLEKDQALYGNIGAA, from the coding sequence ATGGACACACGGCCTATCGAATTCGACCGCCCCGACGCTGGCAATGCCAGTTGCAGCATCGGTCAGGCGTGGGCAAAGGTGCTGCCCGAGGCATCGCCCGACGAAAAACAGGCGCTGAAACTGCGGATCAAGGCGTTGCTGGCACGCGAGAACGCAGTACTGGTCGGGCACTACTATGTTGATCCGGAACTACAGGCGCTGGCGGAAGAAACCGGCGGTTGCGTGGCGGATTCGCTCGAGATGGCGCGATTCGGCCGGGATCATCCGGCTCAGACGCTGGTCGTGGCAGGCGTTCGTTTCATGGGCGAGACCAGCAAGATTCTCAGCCCCCAGAAACGCATCCTGATGCCGGATCTGGATGCCACCTGTTCGCTGGACCTGGGTTGTCCCGCCGACGCATTCGCGGCATTCTGCGATGCCCATCCGGATCGAACCGTCGTTGTCTATGCCAACACAAGCGCAGCGGTGAAAGCGCGGGCCGACTGGATGGTGACGTCGTCGATCGGGCTCGATATCGTCCGGACACTGCATGCGCGCGGCGAGAAAATTCTGTGGGCGCCGGACCGCCATCTCGGTAGCTATATTCAGCAGCAGACCGGCGCCGATATGCTCCTGTGGCAGGGCGCCTGTCTCGTTCACGACGAGTTCAAAGGCACCGAACTGGTGGATCTGCGCGCGCAATATCCGGACGCGAAAGTGCTGGTACACCCGGAGTCGCCCGCTAGCGTGGTGGCGCAGGCCGATGTGGTCGGATCGACATCACAATTGATCGATGCCGCCGTCACGCTGGATGCCGCCACTTTTATCGTTGCGACGGATCTCGGTATTCTGCATAAGATGCAGCAGGCGGCGCCAAATAAGACTTTTATCGCGGCACCTACCGCAGGCAATAGCGCGACCTGCAAGAGCTGCGCGCATTGTCCGTGGATGGCGATGAACGGCTTGTCAAACCTGGCCGACGCGCTCGAACACGGACATGGCGAAGTGCATGTCGATCATGCCATCGCGGAAAAGGCATTGCGGCCGATCAGCCGGATGCTCGAGTTCGCCGCGGCCCGGAAGCAGCGCGTCCAAGCCAGCGGCGATTTGGAAAAAGACCAGGCGCTGTACGGCAATATCGGCGCTGCCTGA